The following proteins are encoded in a genomic region of Pirellulales bacterium:
- a CDS encoding NUDIX hydrolase, producing MRTSLAALALITRRRTGETEYLAQWNPEWAAFHFVGGHRYADETFRDCLVREIGEELGVAPGGLAMADDPTARLHYVATSRRAGAETAYTMELFDVELNGDELCRIEQRPENAWLGSEEISAEAMHDGRAISPTMSLLLGKTGRLPVARKPDVYAIGVSGHRDLRSDDRAAISRKLSAVFEKAEREAGGRAIEALSPLAAGADQLFGQQALARGYRLISPLPLPLKLYRHDFTGESAAEFEQFLHRAAEWYSLPLGGHSSQAVAVYGPERNEMYEAVGRHVVNRCDLLIALWDGEVNSKRGGTGEIVQYARHATASGPPLQIEIVPVRRQSRI from the coding sequence ATGAGAACGTCGCTTGCCGCGCTGGCCCTCATCACGCGCCGCCGCACAGGTGAAACCGAGTACCTGGCCCAGTGGAATCCCGAATGGGCCGCGTTTCATTTCGTCGGGGGGCACAGGTATGCGGACGAGACGTTTCGCGACTGCCTGGTGCGCGAGATCGGCGAGGAGTTGGGCGTCGCACCCGGCGGCTTGGCGATGGCCGATGACCCGACCGCACGGCTCCACTACGTCGCCACATCGCGGCGTGCAGGCGCCGAGACGGCGTACACCATGGAGCTGTTCGACGTCGAACTGAACGGCGACGAGCTGTGCCGCATCGAGCAACGGCCCGAAAACGCCTGGCTTGGAAGTGAGGAAATTTCGGCCGAAGCCATGCACGACGGCCGCGCGATCAGCCCCACGATGTCATTGCTTCTCGGCAAGACGGGCCGGCTGCCGGTCGCGCGGAAACCCGATGTTTATGCGATCGGCGTCAGCGGCCATCGCGATTTGCGGAGCGACGACCGAGCAGCGATCTCGCGCAAGTTGAGCGCGGTTTTCGAGAAAGCCGAACGCGAGGCGGGCGGACGGGCGATCGAAGCCCTGTCGCCCTTGGCGGCCGGCGCCGATCAACTCTTCGGGCAGCAGGCGCTGGCCCGTGGGTATCGGCTGATTTCTCCCCTTCCGTTGCCGCTCAAGCTTTATCGGCACGACTTCACCGGCGAATCAGCCGCGGAGTTCGAACAATTCCTCCACCGTGCGGCCGAGTGGTACTCGCTGCCGCTCGGAGGACATTCCAGTCAAGCTGTCGCCGTTTACGGGCCGGAGCGCAACGAAATGTATGAAGCGGTTGGCCGACACGTCGTCAATCGCTGCGACTTGCTTATCGCCCTGTGGGACGGCGAAGTCAACAGCAAACGAGGTGGCACTGGCGAGATCGTGCAATATGCCCGGCATGCCACCGCCTCCGGCCCGCCGTTGCAGATCGAGATTGTACCAGTGCGCCGGCAGAGCCGAATTTAA
- a CDS encoding tetratricopeptide repeat-containing protein, producing the protein MIHDCHVDFTASVSGSLSAELRARLARELVVIFAPPGTCPTADSTGQSAGRPSVANDVAAGPGAATEHPPERILVSRCFTGYSSDFRQKVVLGIEVKYAGSYETHVVKVGQRSKVEPDFEGWRACSHDRQVASRILSPVRLVAGLEGDRAAVLYRDAYTLFGLNSENGRPETLETAAEWAVRDDRPDPLSVERAISQVFTDLGRWFFPGATAGLEATAEFYRARLRMGQSAAPVLSLWKSDFGRRQMRRDAVWLICGSDKPDADLALEPARYLDPVDFVEWMMEPDHQHHLPDSLVGRSHGDLHGRNVLVGVRRGEVEYPAVFDYEEMRPRNVLAWDFAKLETELKVRLLSGILSDGRVRARLLGQRAFLPTPGPSLPSLEAERAQRMFMFLAFEEWLHELTCRLNSREQIETLSRLPKVYRTGIKKLDALTSIVLRIRKEAALWLGFEHNQRCDKWRDELYWALVVYGLLNVRWNYEQPAAEHALIAAGVAAARMPRSAGMLQECLQVYGNQGGVPSYRIPLAVAHRHWKAKDYEAGRAVIEDTVFKVEADSSRVASRVTIREDAAHAIPLIAEGVLLEIECGFASLAEPVLEKLRDTARDFGDFETLGRIGRLFKDAGDRRWEGSNCEFADLAKTTAAQMYAQALMVYEEAFVATKDYYTGINAATLALLNCESAKATAYAEQVGEICRRMTDIARNDRFWVFASEGEACLILSDCSIGERFYRDALAELSPGRGGMANSTYKQLCRLWKALGNKVEETLRLFERSEFRGALTPILGRIMVTDRPD; encoded by the coding sequence GTGATTCATGACTGCCACGTCGATTTTACCGCCAGCGTGAGCGGGTCGCTGTCCGCCGAGCTCCGCGCGCGGCTGGCACGCGAGTTGGTCGTGATCTTCGCTCCGCCGGGTACGTGCCCCACGGCCGATTCCACCGGGCAAAGTGCGGGCCGGCCCTCGGTCGCAAACGATGTTGCAGCAGGACCGGGAGCGGCGACCGAACATCCGCCGGAACGGATTCTGGTATCTCGCTGCTTCACCGGCTACTCATCCGACTTTCGACAAAAAGTCGTTTTGGGCATCGAGGTCAAATACGCAGGCTCTTACGAAACGCACGTCGTCAAGGTCGGGCAACGGAGCAAAGTTGAGCCGGATTTCGAGGGCTGGCGGGCCTGTTCGCACGATCGGCAGGTCGCCAGCCGCATTCTGTCGCCCGTGCGCCTCGTGGCGGGGCTGGAGGGCGACCGCGCGGCCGTGCTCTACCGCGATGCGTACACGCTGTTCGGCTTGAACAGCGAAAACGGCCGCCCCGAGACGTTGGAAACCGCGGCGGAGTGGGCGGTGCGCGATGACCGTCCTGACCCACTTTCCGTGGAGCGTGCCATCTCGCAGGTCTTCACCGATTTGGGCCGCTGGTTTTTTCCGGGTGCGACCGCGGGTCTGGAAGCGACCGCCGAATTCTACCGCGCGCGGTTGCGGATGGGGCAAAGCGCCGCACCGGTTTTGTCGCTGTGGAAGTCCGATTTCGGCCGCCGCCAGATGCGCCGGGACGCGGTCTGGCTGATCTGCGGCAGCGATAAGCCCGACGCCGACCTGGCCCTCGAACCGGCGCGGTACCTGGATCCGGTTGACTTCGTCGAATGGATGATGGAGCCGGACCATCAGCACCACCTTCCCGATTCACTCGTAGGCCGCTCGCACGGCGACCTGCACGGCCGAAACGTCCTGGTGGGAGTCCGGCGCGGCGAGGTCGAATATCCCGCCGTGTTCGATTATGAAGAAATGCGGCCGCGGAATGTGCTGGCCTGGGACTTCGCCAAACTCGAGACCGAGCTCAAGGTCCGGCTGCTGTCCGGCATTCTGTCCGATGGCCGCGTGCGAGCGCGATTGCTGGGGCAGCGGGCGTTTCTGCCGACTCCAGGCCCCTCGCTTCCCAGCCTGGAGGCGGAGCGCGCCCAACGCATGTTCATGTTTCTCGCCTTCGAGGAGTGGCTGCACGAGCTGACTTGCCGTCTCAACTCCCGCGAGCAAATCGAGACGCTTTCCAGGCTGCCCAAGGTATATCGGACCGGCATCAAGAAGCTCGATGCGCTGACCTCCATCGTGCTGCGAATTCGCAAGGAAGCCGCACTGTGGTTGGGCTTTGAACATAACCAACGCTGCGACAAGTGGCGCGATGAGTTGTACTGGGCTTTGGTGGTCTATGGTCTGCTGAATGTTCGCTGGAATTACGAGCAGCCGGCGGCGGAACATGCCCTCATTGCCGCGGGCGTCGCCGCCGCGCGGATGCCGAGGTCAGCGGGCATGCTGCAGGAGTGCCTCCAAGTCTACGGCAACCAAGGCGGCGTGCCGAGCTATCGAATCCCCTTGGCCGTCGCGCATCGCCACTGGAAGGCGAAGGACTACGAAGCGGGCCGGGCCGTTATCGAAGACACCGTTTTCAAGGTCGAAGCGGACTCATCCCGTGTGGCGAGCAGGGTCACGATTCGTGAAGACGCGGCCCATGCCATACCTCTCATCGCCGAAGGTGTACTGCTGGAAATCGAGTGCGGGTTCGCCTCGCTTGCCGAGCCCGTGCTGGAAAAGCTCCGTGACACCGCGCGGGACTTCGGCGATTTCGAAACGCTGGGTCGAATCGGACGACTGTTCAAAGATGCCGGCGACAGGCGTTGGGAAGGCTCGAACTGCGAATTTGCCGATTTGGCCAAGACGACTGCGGCGCAGATGTACGCCCAAGCATTGATGGTCTACGAAGAAGCCTTCGTTGCCACAAAGGATTATTATACCGGGATCAACGCCGCGACGCTCGCGCTGCTCAATTGCGAGTCGGCGAAAGCCACAGCTTACGCGGAACAGGTCGGCGAAATATGCCGAAGGATGACCGATATCGCGCGGAACGACCGCTTTTGGGTCTTTGCCAGCGAGGGTGAAGCTTGTTTGATCTTAAGCGATTGTTCCATCGGTGAGCGATTTTACCGTGACGCCCTGGCCGAGCTCAGTCCCGGCCGGGGAGGCATGGCCAACAGCACCTACAAACAGCTCTGTCGGCTTTGGAAGGCCCTCGGCAACAAAGTCGAGGAGACGCTCCGCCTATTCGAACGCAGCGAATTTCGCGGTGCCCTCACGCCGATTCTGGGTCGGATCATGGTCACTGACAGACCAGATTAA
- a CDS encoding protein kinase, with protein sequence MSIAAAYWVGTTLSGGRYRIIAKLGEGGMGVVYRAWDENIANDVVVKAPRRSMMDDPGFAARFKGEMRSLIDLPHPHIVKLSDMGEHDGLPFAVMQFLPGGSLEDRAYDREGKPRPMPVSSLSGWLPHVAKALQFMHGKNFIHRDVKPGNILFDAQGNAYLSDFGAYKALAGGEAAAKAHTGTGMVLGTPHYMAPELARGEEVDGRIDQYALAVTVYEVLSGQKPFDGPNGLAIMFQHVNQAAPPLDSVAPGIPRVLAEAVLRGMDKDPGNRFKSCTAFAGAALAGLSGATAPPRPAGGTAAFTPIPVSGAAAGPKPAPVPLPVSSPNKGTQQTLRPAVKTAVMAAAPVPLAPAPAAPIPVAAGERPPPATRTRRSRQKNPALDWLKSPVGISVSVAGGLVLVVVLGIVMSSGDKAGKPVPPKPPKIVNDPVKPKPDPDRSTTPVVTDSYDPGAEANLKKAISDWNALANEIEAELPLPPASLVNARTYNSLADLQTAADKADGQRNSLGSDWRIDKLENTAVKFEDDLASLQNVSIKSQTAEDALKVLARDVAALKNRMAKIKDQLSTSIAQSPEVQAKLASLRESERKKNGNGNDPVPPPPPRPDYTPPGPTTQWVASISLPGGGSLAPGDLNLNDVQLTKYDKGMSPKAYAFKNEKSPKGGLLVHASFSANTGQSLNLDGWTICRYENGSPKLVAQFEENDRSGPLRYWESNKLRLYAEYKNDKLHGLACYLNNNGAPLVALNYSGNRLRNKYLVDYKNGTPQAVAVDGTDAGLDQQFAGYAQQFQDMAADIKQKEIEFKAALRDAYEKLQKQAVAQQNKTRRQRDKLNEAKARAANNAAAARTISAIAIGTGAGF encoded by the coding sequence ATGTCGATCGCGGCAGCGTACTGGGTAGGAACAACGCTCTCCGGCGGACGTTATCGGATTATCGCCAAGCTGGGCGAAGGCGGGATGGGCGTCGTGTACCGCGCCTGGGATGAGAATATCGCCAACGACGTGGTGGTCAAGGCGCCGCGGCGGTCGATGATGGACGACCCCGGCTTTGCGGCCCGCTTCAAAGGCGAGATGCGGTCGCTCATCGACTTGCCGCACCCGCACATCGTCAAACTTTCCGATATGGGCGAGCACGACGGCCTGCCGTTCGCGGTAATGCAGTTCTTGCCCGGCGGCAGCCTGGAAGACCGGGCCTACGACCGCGAAGGCAAGCCGCGACCGATGCCGGTGTCGAGCCTGTCGGGCTGGCTGCCCCACGTCGCCAAAGCGCTGCAGTTCATGCACGGCAAGAACTTTATCCATCGAGACGTCAAGCCGGGCAACATCCTCTTCGATGCCCAAGGAAACGCCTACCTCAGCGATTTCGGGGCATACAAGGCGCTGGCCGGCGGCGAGGCCGCGGCCAAGGCGCACACCGGCACCGGAATGGTGCTGGGCACGCCGCACTACATGGCCCCCGAACTGGCCAGGGGCGAAGAGGTCGACGGTCGCATCGACCAGTATGCGCTGGCCGTCACGGTCTACGAAGTGCTCAGCGGACAGAAGCCGTTCGACGGTCCCAACGGGCTGGCCATCATGTTTCAACACGTGAACCAGGCGGCGCCGCCGCTGGACTCCGTAGCGCCAGGCATTCCACGGGTCTTGGCCGAGGCCGTGTTGCGCGGCATGGACAAAGACCCCGGCAACCGCTTCAAGTCCTGCACCGCGTTTGCCGGCGCCGCGCTGGCGGGTCTGAGCGGCGCCACGGCACCGCCGCGGCCCGCCGGTGGCACCGCGGCGTTTACGCCCATTCCCGTATCCGGGGCAGCCGCTGGACCCAAACCGGCGCCGGTTCCGTTGCCGGTTTCGAGTCCCAACAAGGGAACGCAGCAGACGTTGCGTCCGGCCGTGAAAACGGCGGTCATGGCGGCGGCGCCCGTGCCCCTTGCGCCGGCACCGGCGGCACCCATTCCCGTTGCGGCAGGCGAAAGACCGCCGCCCGCCACTAGAACTAGACGAAGCAGGCAAAAGAACCCGGCCCTCGATTGGCTGAAAAGCCCCGTGGGAATTTCGGTGAGCGTGGCGGGCGGCTTGGTACTCGTGGTGGTTTTGGGCATCGTTATGTCCAGCGGTGACAAGGCTGGCAAGCCGGTGCCCCCGAAGCCTCCGAAGATCGTAAATGACCCTGTAAAGCCGAAGCCCGATCCCGATCGGTCTACGACGCCTGTGGTGACGGACTCGTACGACCCAGGGGCAGAGGCGAATCTGAAGAAAGCGATCAGTGACTGGAACGCGCTGGCGAACGAGATCGAAGCCGAACTGCCCCTCCCGCCGGCAAGCCTCGTCAATGCGAGGACGTACAACTCGCTGGCAGACCTGCAGACGGCCGCGGACAAAGCCGACGGCCAGCGCAATTCCCTCGGCTCGGACTGGCGCATTGACAAGCTGGAAAACACGGCGGTCAAGTTCGAGGACGATCTGGCGAGTCTCCAGAACGTGTCCATCAAGTCGCAAACGGCCGAAGACGCACTGAAGGTGTTGGCGCGCGATGTCGCCGCGCTCAAGAATCGCATGGCTAAGATCAAGGACCAGTTGTCAACCTCGATCGCGCAAAGCCCAGAGGTGCAAGCCAAGCTGGCCTCGCTCCGGGAATCGGAACGTAAAAAAAATGGCAACGGAAATGATCCCGTCCCGCCTCCGCCGCCTCGACCCGACTACACACCGCCTGGTCCGACTACGCAGTGGGTCGCGTCGATTTCGCTGCCCGGTGGCGGATCGCTGGCGCCGGGCGATTTGAATTTGAATGACGTCCAGCTCACGAAGTACGACAAAGGGATGTCCCCGAAGGCCTATGCGTTCAAGAACGAAAAGTCGCCCAAAGGCGGATTGCTGGTGCATGCGAGCTTTAGCGCGAATACGGGACAATCGCTCAACCTCGACGGCTGGACCATCTGTCGCTACGAGAACGGCTCGCCCAAGCTCGTGGCTCAATTCGAGGAGAATGACCGGAGTGGTCCCTTGCGGTATTGGGAGTCAAACAAGCTGCGGTTATACGCGGAGTACAAGAACGACAAGCTACACGGGCTGGCCTGCTACCTCAACAATAACGGTGCGCCGCTCGTGGCGCTGAACTATTCGGGCAATCGGCTTAGGAACAAGTACCTGGTCGATTATAAAAACGGCACGCCGCAGGCCGTAGCGGTCGACGGCACGGATGCCGGGCTGGACCAACAGTTCGCCGGCTATGCGCAGCAATTCCAGGATATGGCCGCGGACATCAAGCAGAAAGAGATCGAGTTTAAAGCTGCGCTCCGAGACGCTTACGAAAAGCTGCAGAAGCAGGCGGTTGCGCAGCAAAACAAGACGCGGCGCCAGCGCGACAAGCTCAATGAGGCGAAGGCCCGAGCGGCAAACAATGCCGCCGCGGCCCGTACCATCAGCGCCATCGCCATCGGCACCGGGGCGGGGTTCTGA
- a CDS encoding FHA domain-containing protein — MSTCPYCQHSQVPAGATACPRCNTLLDPAVNQSTPAGTRQESAADLNRWIAAARAAEPPPEVKIIQREPAARAPAPPSAATENDGSQPFRPTLRPPMLVLCVVDQGRDGGEFRRIRGDRAVIGRAEGDLVISHDPGISGQHAELVRLESGGRLRWWLQDLQSRNGTFARCNEAPLEHEQEFMVGMRRFRFEMAGAAPAEPAEPATPPGPARITTQGWQTVTPADLSRLAPSLVELTPTGTGTRTPLAAAEHWIGSDAECTVVVADDPFVGRRHAKIVRTPQGRWRIEDGPSRNGTWLRVRRIPIDTTAEFQMGEQRFAVKVC; from the coding sequence ATGAGCACTTGTCCCTACTGTCAGCATTCACAGGTACCGGCCGGCGCCACAGCTTGCCCAAGGTGCAATACGCTGCTCGATCCGGCGGTGAATCAGAGCACGCCGGCCGGCACGCGCCAGGAATCGGCGGCCGACCTCAACCGCTGGATTGCGGCCGCGCGCGCGGCCGAACCGCCGCCGGAGGTGAAGATCATCCAACGCGAACCGGCCGCGCGCGCGCCGGCACCTCCGTCCGCAGCCACCGAGAACGACGGGTCGCAGCCGTTTCGACCGACGTTGCGGCCGCCGATGTTGGTGCTGTGCGTCGTCGATCAGGGACGCGACGGCGGCGAATTTCGGCGGATCCGCGGCGACCGGGCCGTCATCGGCCGCGCCGAGGGCGACCTGGTGATTTCGCACGATCCGGGCATCTCCGGCCAGCATGCCGAGCTGGTGCGCCTGGAGAGCGGCGGCCGCTTGCGCTGGTGGTTGCAAGACCTGCAAAGCCGCAACGGCACGTTTGCCCGTTGCAACGAGGCCCCGCTGGAGCACGAACAAGAGTTTATGGTCGGCATGCGACGGTTTCGCTTCGAGATGGCCGGCGCGGCCCCGGCGGAGCCGGCGGAGCCGGCGACGCCGCCCGGACCGGCCCGCATCACGACCCAGGGATGGCAGACGGTGACGCCGGCCGATCTCTCGCGGCTTGCTCCCTCGCTGGTCGAGCTGACGCCGACGGGCACCGGCACGCGCACGCCCTTGGCGGCCGCCGAACACTGGATCGGCAGCGACGCGGAGTGTACGGTCGTGGTCGCCGACGATCCTTTTGTGGGTCGGCGGCACGCCAAGATCGTTCGTACGCCGCAAGGCCGCTGGCGGATCGAAGACGGCCCTTCGCGCAACGGCACGTGGCTGCGCGTCCGCAGAATTCCGATCGATACGACGGCCGAGTTTCAGATGGGCGAGCAGCGCTTCGCGGTCAAGGTGTGTTGA
- a CDS encoding FHA domain-containing protein: MKIRLRVRPSPTESFDWEHPGPRIRIGKEDCQLAFREEGNVSRRHAEIELSSTGAVLRDIGSKNGTYINGAPVAGAAMLSVGDEVSLGMGGPRLKVLSIELAAVAETARTGPVSTSLDPPSSPPSAAADPSSAPRPTTLPGVRVLRAELKDEKQRKRMALGAVALAACAALLIAGTIVWLRTGKKSEAPDATEAAEADTIDEPLAVTEPPAPSPPASATSTPSPPAVPSPPAKPIEEAVKPFEAAVVWLGFELDDAQFVYATAWALGPEAIVTSGETAHNLQFIVEKSRSTDHGPARIIARDARGTVGVKEFRIHPAYSASHAENDVDISQKAAHNIAVGILEAALPQNCSLASDAEIDGLNVHSPLLVVGFANDAGTKEPFDKIKGHVRLERKTARVSSSDPPGAEQPRSYRLTVGGAESLAGPLENLAGAPVFNEHGHVVGVLAILGNSIRMSSVRNNRGWIKESVP, from the coding sequence ATGAAGATTCGCCTGCGCGTCCGCCCATCGCCGACCGAGTCGTTCGACTGGGAACACCCCGGTCCGCGGATCCGCATCGGCAAGGAAGACTGCCAACTTGCTTTTCGGGAAGAAGGCAACGTTTCCCGCCGCCACGCGGAGATCGAGCTGTCGTCCACGGGCGCCGTGCTGCGCGACATCGGCTCAAAGAACGGCACCTACATCAACGGAGCTCCTGTGGCCGGCGCCGCGATGTTGTCGGTGGGCGACGAGGTCAGCCTCGGCATGGGAGGCCCGCGTCTGAAGGTGTTGTCGATCGAACTGGCTGCGGTCGCAGAAACGGCGCGCACCGGGCCGGTATCCACCTCGCTGGACCCGCCCAGCTCGCCGCCGTCGGCCGCGGCCGACCCCTCGTCGGCGCCGCGGCCAACGACCTTGCCGGGCGTGCGTGTGCTGCGTGCGGAATTGAAGGACGAGAAGCAGCGAAAACGGATGGCACTTGGCGCGGTGGCGCTGGCGGCGTGCGCGGCGCTGCTGATTGCGGGCACGATTGTTTGGCTGCGCACCGGAAAAAAGTCGGAGGCACCGGATGCGACGGAAGCAGCGGAGGCCGATACCATCGACGAGCCGCTTGCCGTGACCGAACCGCCCGCCCCTTCGCCGCCCGCCTCCGCGACGTCTACCCCTTCGCCGCCCGCCGTCCCGTCGCCTCCGGCCAAGCCGATCGAAGAAGCCGTGAAGCCCTTCGAGGCCGCGGTTGTCTGGCTCGGCTTCGAGTTGGACGACGCGCAGTTCGTCTATGCGACGGCGTGGGCCCTCGGTCCGGAGGCCATCGTGACCAGCGGCGAAACGGCGCATAATCTTCAATTCATCGTGGAGAAGTCGCGTTCGACCGACCACGGCCCGGCCCGGATCATCGCACGCGATGCCCGCGGCACGGTCGGCGTCAAGGAGTTCCGAATTCACCCCGCCTACTCCGCCTCGCACGCCGAAAACGACGTCGACATCTCGCAAAAAGCGGCCCATAACATCGCGGTGGGAATCCTCGAGGCGGCCTTGCCGCAGAACTGTTCGCTGGCCTCCGACGCGGAGATCGACGGTCTGAACGTCCATTCTCCGCTACTGGTGGTTGGATTTGCCAACGACGCCGGCACGAAGGAGCCGTTTGACAAGATCAAGGGCCATGTCCGCCTGGAGCGCAAGACGGCCCGCGTCAGCTCGAGCGATCCGCCGGGGGCCGAACAGCCCCGGAGCTACCGCTTGACGGTGGGGGGTGCCGAGTCGCTCGCCGGTCCGCTGGAAAACCTCGCCGGGGCGCCGGTGTTCAACGAACATGGGCACGTGGTGGGCGTGTTGGCCATTTTGGGAAATTCGATTCGCATGAGCTCGGTGCGAAATAACCGTGGGTGGATCAAGGAGAGCGTTCCATGA